In a single window of the Nilaparvata lugens isolate BPH chromosome 1, ASM1435652v1, whole genome shotgun sequence genome:
- the LOC120355158 gene encoding uncharacterized protein LOC120355158: MQPIYMPTPDENLWKKVAEEFQDRWNFPHCIGTIDGKHVEIQALPNSGSTFYNYKKYFSTVLLGLVDSQYRFIAIDTGSYGKECDSTIFSESAMGKRLTSYSFALPKDEPLVEGGVSLPYVVMGDEGFPLKRFIMRPFPKDKLTNERRIFNYRICRCRRVVENAFGILAHRWRLYFRPLQCEIDTVQKIIKATTVLHNYLCSKGDITTVRTEEEIAEANKNCWKPLNRSRLREGKDAIEIRNHFVQYFNSEHGSVPWQWQHL; encoded by the exons ATGCAGCCTATATACATGCCAACTCCAGATGAAAATCTATGGAAGAAAGTAGCAGAAGAATTTCAAGACAGATGGAACTTTCCTCATTGCATTGGTACAATAGATGGAAAACACGTAGAAATCCAAGCTCTTCCAAATTCAGGTTCAACGTTCTACAATTACAAGAAGTATTTTTCAACAGTTCTCTTGGGCTTGGTTGACTCACAATATAGATTTATTGCAATTGACACTGGCTCATATGGCAAAGAGTGTGATAGTACTATTTTTTCAGAAAGTGCTATGGGTAAAAGACTAACCAGCTACAGTTTTGCATTACCCAAAGATGAACCATTAGTAGAGGGAGGGGTCAGTTTGCCGTATGTTGTGATGGGTGATGAAGGATTTCCACTGAAACGGTTCATTATGCGTCCATTTCCAAAAGATAAACTCACAAATGAAAGACGCATATTCAACTACAGGATATGCCGGTGTAGGAGGGTGGTAGAAAATGCCTTTGGCATTCTTGCACATAGATGGCGTTTGTACTTCCGGCCTTTGCAATGTGAGATTGACACagttcaaaaaattatcaaggCAACTACAGTACTACACAA CTATCTTTGCAGCAAGGGTGACATCACAACTGTCAGAACTGAAGAAGAAATTGCTGAGGCTAACAAAAATTGCTGGAAACCATTGAATAGATCTAGGCTTAGGGAAGGGAAGGATGCTATAGAAATAAGAAACCATTTTGTACAATACTTCAATTCCGAGCATGGCAGCGTGCCTTGGCAGTGGCAACATTTGTAG